In Carettochelys insculpta isolate YL-2023 chromosome 31, ASM3395843v1, whole genome shotgun sequence, a single window of DNA contains:
- the RETSAT gene encoding all-trans-retinol 13,14-reductase isoform X5, translating to MWVYWILLVLLLLAVLRRFFWSSSSPNPFSVDCRRPPAPLVTDKDIRKKVLKKAFSSAKVPENLDAIVIGSGIGGLGTAVLLSKAGKRVLVLEQHGKAGGCCHTFKKQGFEFDVGIHYIGRMHEESLTRFVVDQLTEGQLQWNKMPSVFDAVVLGEPGNGGTYRLHSGKKEYTEELKKQFPDEAEAIDKFVELVEKMAHGITHMTLLKMMPVTLAKFLSRTGLLAWFSPFFKMVSRSVTDVVNELTTNQELRAVLSYIFPTYGVLPDRASFCLHAILVDHFFEGGWYPQGGPSEIAFHTIPVIEQAGGAVLTKAAVQRILVNAEGKACGVSVKKGQGLVDVFAPVVISDAGIFNTYERLLPEEIRASHGIKTQLRMVDHSLAGFSVFIGVRGSKEELGLEGTNYFIYPHNNLDKVMNRFLSASKEEAVDHNPVLFVTSPSSKDPTWQERYPDKSTLCIIGFARYEWFEEWKDETVQKRGADYESLKSAITESILKTVMKLYPRIKDNIECVSAGTPLTNQHYIAAPTGEMYGADHSISRMKAEAVAILRPQTPVPNLFLTA from the exons ATGTGGGTGTACTGGATCCTTCTTGTCCTACTGCTTCTGGCAGTGCTTAGGAGGTTCTTCTGGAGCAGCAGTTCTCCCAACCCTTTCTCTGTTGACTGCAGGCGGCCACCTGCCCCCCTGGTGACTGACAAGGATATTCGGAAGAAGGTTCTTAAAAAAG CTTTCAGCAGTGCCAAGGTCCCTGAGAATCTGGATGCTATTGTGATTGGAAGTGGCATTGGGGGCCTGGGCACGGCCGTGCTCCTCTCCAAGGCTGGGAAGCGAGTGCTGGTACTGGAGCAGCATGGGAAGGCAGGTGGCTGCTGCCACACATTCAAGAAGCAGGGCTTTGAGTTTGATGTGG GTATTCATTACATAGGCAGAATGCACGAGGAGTCCCTGACACGTTTCGTTGTGGATCAGCTCACGGAAGGACAGCTGCAGTGGAACAAGATGCCATCTGTCTTTGATGCCGTTGTTCTGGGGGAACCTGGAAATGGCGGAACGTACCGCCTGCACAGCGGGAAGAAAGAGTACACTGAAGAGCTAAAGAAACAGTTCCCAGATGAAGCTGAGGCAATCGACAAATTTGTCGAACTTGTAGAG aaaatGGCCCACGGAATCACACACATGACTCTTCTGAAAATGATGCCCGTGACCCTGGCCAAGTTCCTGAGCCGCACCGGCCTCCTGGCCTGGTTTTCACCGTTCTTTAAGATGGTGTCTCGGAGCGTGACAGACGTGGTCAATGAACTCACCACAAACCAAGAACTCAGAGCCGTACTTAGCTATATCTTTCCCACTTACG GAGTGCTTCCAGACAGGGCCAGCTTCTGCCTCCATGCAATTCTGGTGGACCACTTTTTTGAAGGGGGGTGGTATCCCCAAGGAGGACCCAGTGAAATCGCCTTCCACACCATCCCGGTGATTGAGCAGGCTGGCGGGGCCGTTCTGAccaaggcagcagtgcagagaatTTTGGTGAATGCAGAAGGCAAAGCCTGTG GTGTGAGTGTAAAGAAAGGCCAAGGTCTGGTGGATGTCTTTGCTCCTGTTGTGATTTCTGATGCTGGGATATTTAACACCTACGAGCGGCTGCTACCAGAGGAGATACGAGCGTCACATG GTATTAAGACTCAGCTTCGCATGGTGGATCACAGCCTGGCCGGGTTCAGTGTCTTCATAGGAGTCAGAGGCTCAAaggaagagctggggctggagggcacAAACTACTTCATCTACCCACACAATAACCTGGACAAAGT CATGAATCGCTTCCTCTCTGCCTCCAAAGAAGAGGCTGTAGACCACAATCCTGTTTTGTTTGTTACGTCTCCGTCAAGCAAGGACCCCACCTGGCAGGAGAGGTACCCAG ACAAGTCGACTCTGTGCATCATCGGGTTTGCACGGTACGAATGGTTTGAGGAGTGGAAAGACGAGACAGTCCAGAAGAGGGGAGCAGATTACGAGAGCCTGAAAAGCGCAATTACCGAGTCCATTTTGAAGACCGTTATGAAACTCTACCCTCGCATCAAGGATAAC ATCGAGTGTGTCTCAGCTGGGACGCCGCTCACCAACCAGCACTACATCGCTGCTCCCACAGGAGAGATGTACGGCGCCGACCATAGCATCTCTCGCATGAAGGCTGAAGCTGTGGCCATCTTACGCCCTCAGACCCCTGTGCCGAACCTCTTCCTGACAG CCTAG
- the RETSAT gene encoding all-trans-retinol 13,14-reductase isoform X4: MWVYWILLVLLLLAVLRRFFWSSSSPNPFSVDCRRPPAPLVTDKDIRKKVLKKAFSSAKVPENLDAIVIGSGIGGLGTAVLLSKAGKRVLVLEQHGKAGGCCHTFKKQGFEFDVGIHYIGRMHEESLTRFVVDQLTEGQLQWNKMPSVFDAVVLGEPGNGGTYRLHSGKKEYTEELKKQFPDEAEAIDKFVELVEKMAHGITHMTLLKMMPVTLAKFLSRTGLLAWFSPFFKMVSRSVTDVVNELTTNQELRAVLSYIFPTYGVLPDRASFCLHAILVDHFFEGGWYPQGGPSEIAFHTIPVIEQAGGAVLTKAAVQRILVNAEGKACGVSVKKGQGLVDVFAPVVISDAGIFNTYERLLPEEIRASHGIKTQLRMVDHSLAGFSVFIGVRGSKEELGLEGTNYFIYPHNNLDKVMNRFLSASKEEAVDHNPVLFVTSPSSKDPTWQERYPDKSTLCIIGFARYEWFEEWKDETVQKRGADYESLKSAITESILKTVMKLYPRIKDNIECVSAGTPLTNQHYIAAPTGEMYGADHSISRMKAEAVAILRPQTPVPNLFLTERG, translated from the exons ATGTGGGTGTACTGGATCCTTCTTGTCCTACTGCTTCTGGCAGTGCTTAGGAGGTTCTTCTGGAGCAGCAGTTCTCCCAACCCTTTCTCTGTTGACTGCAGGCGGCCACCTGCCCCCCTGGTGACTGACAAGGATATTCGGAAGAAGGTTCTTAAAAAAG CTTTCAGCAGTGCCAAGGTCCCTGAGAATCTGGATGCTATTGTGATTGGAAGTGGCATTGGGGGCCTGGGCACGGCCGTGCTCCTCTCCAAGGCTGGGAAGCGAGTGCTGGTACTGGAGCAGCATGGGAAGGCAGGTGGCTGCTGCCACACATTCAAGAAGCAGGGCTTTGAGTTTGATGTGG GTATTCATTACATAGGCAGAATGCACGAGGAGTCCCTGACACGTTTCGTTGTGGATCAGCTCACGGAAGGACAGCTGCAGTGGAACAAGATGCCATCTGTCTTTGATGCCGTTGTTCTGGGGGAACCTGGAAATGGCGGAACGTACCGCCTGCACAGCGGGAAGAAAGAGTACACTGAAGAGCTAAAGAAACAGTTCCCAGATGAAGCTGAGGCAATCGACAAATTTGTCGAACTTGTAGAG aaaatGGCCCACGGAATCACACACATGACTCTTCTGAAAATGATGCCCGTGACCCTGGCCAAGTTCCTGAGCCGCACCGGCCTCCTGGCCTGGTTTTCACCGTTCTTTAAGATGGTGTCTCGGAGCGTGACAGACGTGGTCAATGAACTCACCACAAACCAAGAACTCAGAGCCGTACTTAGCTATATCTTTCCCACTTACG GAGTGCTTCCAGACAGGGCCAGCTTCTGCCTCCATGCAATTCTGGTGGACCACTTTTTTGAAGGGGGGTGGTATCCCCAAGGAGGACCCAGTGAAATCGCCTTCCACACCATCCCGGTGATTGAGCAGGCTGGCGGGGCCGTTCTGAccaaggcagcagtgcagagaatTTTGGTGAATGCAGAAGGCAAAGCCTGTG GTGTGAGTGTAAAGAAAGGCCAAGGTCTGGTGGATGTCTTTGCTCCTGTTGTGATTTCTGATGCTGGGATATTTAACACCTACGAGCGGCTGCTACCAGAGGAGATACGAGCGTCACATG GTATTAAGACTCAGCTTCGCATGGTGGATCACAGCCTGGCCGGGTTCAGTGTCTTCATAGGAGTCAGAGGCTCAAaggaagagctggggctggagggcacAAACTACTTCATCTACCCACACAATAACCTGGACAAAGT CATGAATCGCTTCCTCTCTGCCTCCAAAGAAGAGGCTGTAGACCACAATCCTGTTTTGTTTGTTACGTCTCCGTCAAGCAAGGACCCCACCTGGCAGGAGAGGTACCCAG ACAAGTCGACTCTGTGCATCATCGGGTTTGCACGGTACGAATGGTTTGAGGAGTGGAAAGACGAGACAGTCCAGAAGAGGGGAGCAGATTACGAGAGCCTGAAAAGCGCAATTACCGAGTCCATTTTGAAGACCGTTATGAAACTCTACCCTCGCATCAAGGATAAC ATCGAGTGTGTCTCAGCTGGGACGCCGCTCACCAACCAGCACTACATCGCTGCTCCCACAGGAGAGATGTACGGCGCCGACCATAGCATCTCTCGCATGAAGGCTGAAGCTGTGGCCATCTTACGCCCTCAGACCCCTGTGCCGAACCTCTTCCTGACAG AAAGGGGTTGA
- the RETSAT gene encoding all-trans-retinol 13,14-reductase isoform X2 gives MWVYWILLVLLLLAVLRRFFWSSSSPNPFSVDCRRPPAPLVTDKDIRKKVLKKAFSSAKVPENLDAIVIGSGIGGLGTAVLLSKAGKRVLVLEQHGKAGGCCHTFKKQGFEFDVGIHYIGRMHEESLTRFVVDQLTEGQLQWNKMPSVFDAVVLGEPGNGGTYRLHSGKKEYTEELKKQFPDEAEAIDKFVELVEKMAHGITHMTLLKMMPVTLAKFLSRTGLLAWFSPFFKMVSRSVTDVVNELTTNQELRAVLSYIFPTYGVLPDRASFCLHAILVDHFFEGGWYPQGGPSEIAFHTIPVIEQAGGAVLTKAAVQRILVNAEGKACGVSVKKGQGLVDVFAPVVISDAGIFNTYERLLPEEIRASHGIKTQLRMVDHSLAGFSVFIGVRGSKEELGLEGTNYFIYPHNNLDKVMNRFLSASKEEAVDHNPVLFVTSPSSKDPTWQERYPDKSTLCIIGFARYEWFEEWKDETVQKRGADYESLKSAITESILKTVMKLYPRIKDNIECVSAGTPLTNQHYIAAPTGEMYGADHSISRMKAEAVAILRPQTPVPNLFLTGQDVFLCGFTGALQGAILCAGAVLQRNLYSDGLHLWSSSPANKSKKID, from the exons ATGTGGGTGTACTGGATCCTTCTTGTCCTACTGCTTCTGGCAGTGCTTAGGAGGTTCTTCTGGAGCAGCAGTTCTCCCAACCCTTTCTCTGTTGACTGCAGGCGGCCACCTGCCCCCCTGGTGACTGACAAGGATATTCGGAAGAAGGTTCTTAAAAAAG CTTTCAGCAGTGCCAAGGTCCCTGAGAATCTGGATGCTATTGTGATTGGAAGTGGCATTGGGGGCCTGGGCACGGCCGTGCTCCTCTCCAAGGCTGGGAAGCGAGTGCTGGTACTGGAGCAGCATGGGAAGGCAGGTGGCTGCTGCCACACATTCAAGAAGCAGGGCTTTGAGTTTGATGTGG GTATTCATTACATAGGCAGAATGCACGAGGAGTCCCTGACACGTTTCGTTGTGGATCAGCTCACGGAAGGACAGCTGCAGTGGAACAAGATGCCATCTGTCTTTGATGCCGTTGTTCTGGGGGAACCTGGAAATGGCGGAACGTACCGCCTGCACAGCGGGAAGAAAGAGTACACTGAAGAGCTAAAGAAACAGTTCCCAGATGAAGCTGAGGCAATCGACAAATTTGTCGAACTTGTAGAG aaaatGGCCCACGGAATCACACACATGACTCTTCTGAAAATGATGCCCGTGACCCTGGCCAAGTTCCTGAGCCGCACCGGCCTCCTGGCCTGGTTTTCACCGTTCTTTAAGATGGTGTCTCGGAGCGTGACAGACGTGGTCAATGAACTCACCACAAACCAAGAACTCAGAGCCGTACTTAGCTATATCTTTCCCACTTACG GAGTGCTTCCAGACAGGGCCAGCTTCTGCCTCCATGCAATTCTGGTGGACCACTTTTTTGAAGGGGGGTGGTATCCCCAAGGAGGACCCAGTGAAATCGCCTTCCACACCATCCCGGTGATTGAGCAGGCTGGCGGGGCCGTTCTGAccaaggcagcagtgcagagaatTTTGGTGAATGCAGAAGGCAAAGCCTGTG GTGTGAGTGTAAAGAAAGGCCAAGGTCTGGTGGATGTCTTTGCTCCTGTTGTGATTTCTGATGCTGGGATATTTAACACCTACGAGCGGCTGCTACCAGAGGAGATACGAGCGTCACATG GTATTAAGACTCAGCTTCGCATGGTGGATCACAGCCTGGCCGGGTTCAGTGTCTTCATAGGAGTCAGAGGCTCAAaggaagagctggggctggagggcacAAACTACTTCATCTACCCACACAATAACCTGGACAAAGT CATGAATCGCTTCCTCTCTGCCTCCAAAGAAGAGGCTGTAGACCACAATCCTGTTTTGTTTGTTACGTCTCCGTCAAGCAAGGACCCCACCTGGCAGGAGAGGTACCCAG ACAAGTCGACTCTGTGCATCATCGGGTTTGCACGGTACGAATGGTTTGAGGAGTGGAAAGACGAGACAGTCCAGAAGAGGGGAGCAGATTACGAGAGCCTGAAAAGCGCAATTACCGAGTCCATTTTGAAGACCGTTATGAAACTCTACCCTCGCATCAAGGATAAC ATCGAGTGTGTCTCAGCTGGGACGCCGCTCACCAACCAGCACTACATCGCTGCTCCCACAGGAGAGATGTACGGCGCCGACCATAGCATCTCTCGCATGAAGGCTGAAGCTGTGGCCATCTTACGCCCTCAGACCCCTGTGCCGAACCTCTTCCTGACAG GCCAGGATGTATTCCTGTGTGGCTTCACgggagccctgcagggagccATCCTGTGCGCCGGCGCCGTCCTGCAGCGCAACCTCTACAGCGACGGGCTGCATctgtggagcagcagcccagcaaaCAAGTCCAAGAAGATAGACTGA
- the RETSAT gene encoding all-trans-retinol 13,14-reductase isoform X3 has protein sequence MWVYWILLVLLLLAVLRRFFWSSSSPNPFSVDCRRPPAPLVTDKDIRKKVLKKAFSSAKVPENLDAIVIGSGIGGLGTAVLLSKAGKRVLVLEQHGKAGGCCHTFKKQGFEFDVGIHYIGRMHEESLTRFVVDQLTEGQLQWNKMPSVFDAVVLGEPGNGGTYRLHSGKKEYTEELKKQFPDEAEAIDKFVELVEKMAHGITHMTLLKMMPVTLAKFLSRTGLLAWFSPFFKMVSRSVTDVVNELTTNQELRAVLSYIFPTYGVLPDRASFCLHAILVDHFFEGGWYPQGGPSEIAFHTIPVIEQAGGAVLTKAAVQRILVNAEGKACGVSVKKGQGLVDVFAPVVISDAGIFNTYERLLPEEIRASHGIKTQLRMVDHSLAGFSVFIGVRGSKEELGLEGTNYFIYPHNNLDKVMNRFLSASKEEAVDHNPVLFVTSPSSKDPTWQERYPDKSTLCIIGFARYEWFEEWKDETVQKRGADYESLKSAITESILKTVMKLYPRIKDNIECVSAGTPLTNQHYIAAPTGEMYGADHSISRMKAEAVAILRPQTPVPNLFLTGRKGLKCGS, from the exons ATGTGGGTGTACTGGATCCTTCTTGTCCTACTGCTTCTGGCAGTGCTTAGGAGGTTCTTCTGGAGCAGCAGTTCTCCCAACCCTTTCTCTGTTGACTGCAGGCGGCCACCTGCCCCCCTGGTGACTGACAAGGATATTCGGAAGAAGGTTCTTAAAAAAG CTTTCAGCAGTGCCAAGGTCCCTGAGAATCTGGATGCTATTGTGATTGGAAGTGGCATTGGGGGCCTGGGCACGGCCGTGCTCCTCTCCAAGGCTGGGAAGCGAGTGCTGGTACTGGAGCAGCATGGGAAGGCAGGTGGCTGCTGCCACACATTCAAGAAGCAGGGCTTTGAGTTTGATGTGG GTATTCATTACATAGGCAGAATGCACGAGGAGTCCCTGACACGTTTCGTTGTGGATCAGCTCACGGAAGGACAGCTGCAGTGGAACAAGATGCCATCTGTCTTTGATGCCGTTGTTCTGGGGGAACCTGGAAATGGCGGAACGTACCGCCTGCACAGCGGGAAGAAAGAGTACACTGAAGAGCTAAAGAAACAGTTCCCAGATGAAGCTGAGGCAATCGACAAATTTGTCGAACTTGTAGAG aaaatGGCCCACGGAATCACACACATGACTCTTCTGAAAATGATGCCCGTGACCCTGGCCAAGTTCCTGAGCCGCACCGGCCTCCTGGCCTGGTTTTCACCGTTCTTTAAGATGGTGTCTCGGAGCGTGACAGACGTGGTCAATGAACTCACCACAAACCAAGAACTCAGAGCCGTACTTAGCTATATCTTTCCCACTTACG GAGTGCTTCCAGACAGGGCCAGCTTCTGCCTCCATGCAATTCTGGTGGACCACTTTTTTGAAGGGGGGTGGTATCCCCAAGGAGGACCCAGTGAAATCGCCTTCCACACCATCCCGGTGATTGAGCAGGCTGGCGGGGCCGTTCTGAccaaggcagcagtgcagagaatTTTGGTGAATGCAGAAGGCAAAGCCTGTG GTGTGAGTGTAAAGAAAGGCCAAGGTCTGGTGGATGTCTTTGCTCCTGTTGTGATTTCTGATGCTGGGATATTTAACACCTACGAGCGGCTGCTACCAGAGGAGATACGAGCGTCACATG GTATTAAGACTCAGCTTCGCATGGTGGATCACAGCCTGGCCGGGTTCAGTGTCTTCATAGGAGTCAGAGGCTCAAaggaagagctggggctggagggcacAAACTACTTCATCTACCCACACAATAACCTGGACAAAGT CATGAATCGCTTCCTCTCTGCCTCCAAAGAAGAGGCTGTAGACCACAATCCTGTTTTGTTTGTTACGTCTCCGTCAAGCAAGGACCCCACCTGGCAGGAGAGGTACCCAG ACAAGTCGACTCTGTGCATCATCGGGTTTGCACGGTACGAATGGTTTGAGGAGTGGAAAGACGAGACAGTCCAGAAGAGGGGAGCAGATTACGAGAGCCTGAAAAGCGCAATTACCGAGTCCATTTTGAAGACCGTTATGAAACTCTACCCTCGCATCAAGGATAAC ATCGAGTGTGTCTCAGCTGGGACGCCGCTCACCAACCAGCACTACATCGCTGCTCCCACAGGAGAGATGTACGGCGCCGACCATAGCATCTCTCGCATGAAGGCTGAAGCTGTGGCCATCTTACGCCCTCAGACCCCTGTGCCGAACCTCTTCCTGACAG GAAGAAAGGGGTTGAAGTGTGGCAGCTAA